In Thauera aromatica K172, one DNA window encodes the following:
- the trpC gene encoding indole-3-glycerol phosphate synthase TrpC, producing the protein MSDILDKICAVKVAEVAAATAHTPLSAMRALAEAQPAARDFVAAIRTRHAAGRPAVIAEIKKASPSKGVIRADFRPAEIAAAYEAAGAACLSVLTDRSFFQGAPEYLQAARAACALPVLRKDFIIDPYQVFEARAMGADAILLIAACLDGARMRDLEQLAIALGLAVLVEVHDGSELERALQLQTPLIGINNRNLRTFDVSLQTTLELSPRIATGATGRIVVTESGILTPEDVALMRAHAVQTFLVGEAFMRADDPGAALRALFGG; encoded by the coding sequence ATGAGCGACATCCTGGACAAGATCTGCGCGGTCAAGGTCGCCGAAGTCGCCGCCGCCACCGCGCACACGCCGCTCTCCGCGATGCGCGCCCTCGCCGAGGCCCAGCCTGCGGCGCGCGACTTCGTCGCCGCGATCCGCACCCGGCACGCCGCCGGGCGTCCCGCGGTGATCGCCGAAATCAAGAAGGCGAGCCCGTCGAAGGGCGTGATCCGGGCCGATTTCCGCCCCGCCGAAATCGCCGCCGCCTACGAGGCCGCCGGCGCCGCCTGCCTGTCGGTGCTCACCGATCGCTCCTTTTTCCAGGGCGCGCCCGAATACCTCCAGGCCGCCCGCGCCGCCTGTGCGCTGCCGGTGCTGCGCAAGGACTTCATCATCGATCCCTACCAGGTGTTCGAGGCGCGCGCGATGGGGGCGGACGCGATCCTGCTGATCGCCGCCTGCCTCGACGGCGCGCGCATGCGCGACCTCGAGCAGCTCGCCATCGCCCTCGGCCTGGCGGTGCTGGTCGAAGTCCATGACGGCTCCGAACTGGAGCGGGCGCTGCAGCTGCAGACGCCGCTGATCGGCATCAACAACCGCAACCTGCGCACGTTCGACGTTTCGCTGCAGACCACCCTGGAGCTGTCGCCGCGCATCGCCACCGGCGCCACCGGGCGCATCGTCGTCACCGAGTCCGGCATCCTGACGCCGGAAGACGTCGCCCTGATGCGCGCGCACGCGGTCCAGACCTTCCTTGTCGGCGAAGCCTTCATGCGCGCCGACGACCCCGGCGCGGCGCTGCGGGCGCTGTTCGGGGGCTGA
- a CDS encoding Na/Pi cotransporter family protein, protein MHMLTEGLKLAAGRTLPALLERGTATPARGLAAGMLMTAAVQSSTAVTVASIGFVNTGLLSLKNAMWVIFGSNVGTTMNAWLVAALGFSFRIDAFALPFVGVGAVLMLAAHGVRPRALGQALAGFGVLFLGIDVLKDAFSGVGAAISLQDYVMPGVAGWLTLVAIGTVLTVLMQASGAVIAIIITAAQGGLMSVEAACAMVIGTNIGTTSTAILSAIGATSSARRLAAAHVMFNLVTGSVALLILPLLIGLLGLLRTWFEQPATPAVMVAMFHTVFNLLGVLLMVVLAAPMLRFLSRRFRSREEEIARPRHLDAPSLAVPDLALHALRQELGRTQSFATTALTGAARIPPDTPWIERQASTLDTLAPAITAYIGKLSGATLPAALVEALARSLRTLQYQENAVAAARQAATLGAALGTAPGAELDAAVATFRQAVAALAAGADASRGEFSAAAVEALLAEVEARYQALKEALLIHGAHARIDIAAMQDWLRLASLQRRATEQVAKAARMLAVLDGDLSPQQAAEANAVDDGNGHPES, encoded by the coding sequence ATGCACATGCTGACCGAAGGGCTCAAGCTCGCCGCCGGCCGCACACTCCCCGCCCTGCTCGAGCGCGGCACCGCAACACCCGCGCGCGGCCTCGCCGCCGGCATGCTGATGACCGCGGCGGTGCAGTCGTCGACCGCGGTGACGGTCGCCAGCATCGGCTTCGTCAACACCGGCCTGCTGTCGTTGAAGAACGCGATGTGGGTGATTTTCGGCTCCAACGTCGGCACCACGATGAACGCCTGGCTGGTGGCGGCGCTCGGCTTCAGCTTCAGGATCGACGCCTTCGCCCTGCCCTTCGTCGGCGTCGGCGCGGTCCTGATGCTGGCCGCGCACGGCGTGCGCCCGCGCGCGCTGGGCCAGGCCCTGGCCGGCTTCGGCGTGCTGTTCCTCGGCATCGACGTGCTCAAGGACGCCTTCTCCGGCGTCGGCGCGGCGATCAGCCTGCAGGACTACGTGATGCCGGGCGTGGCGGGGTGGCTCACCCTGGTCGCCATCGGCACCGTGCTGACGGTGCTGATGCAGGCCTCGGGCGCGGTGATCGCAATCATCATCACCGCCGCGCAGGGCGGACTGATGTCGGTGGAAGCGGCCTGCGCGATGGTGATCGGCACCAACATCGGCACCACGTCCACCGCCATCCTGTCGGCGATCGGGGCCACCTCCAGCGCCCGCCGCCTGGCCGCCGCTCACGTCATGTTCAACCTCGTCACCGGTAGCGTCGCCCTGCTGATACTGCCGCTGCTGATCGGCCTGCTCGGGCTGCTGCGCACGTGGTTCGAGCAGCCGGCGACACCTGCGGTGATGGTGGCGATGTTCCACACCGTGTTCAACCTCCTCGGTGTGCTGCTGATGGTGGTGCTGGCGGCGCCGATGCTGCGCTTCCTGTCGCGCCGCTTCCGCAGCCGGGAAGAAGAAATCGCCCGCCCGCGCCACCTCGATGCGCCCTCGCTGGCGGTGCCCGACCTCGCCTTGCATGCGTTGCGCCAGGAGCTGGGACGCACCCAGTCCTTCGCCACCACCGCGCTCACCGGCGCTGCCCGGATTCCGCCGGATACGCCATGGATCGAGCGCCAGGCATCGACCCTGGACACCCTCGCTCCGGCGATCACCGCCTACATCGGCAAGCTCAGCGGCGCGACCCTGCCCGCCGCACTGGTCGAAGCGCTCGCCCGCAGCCTGCGCACCCTGCAGTACCAGGAAAACGCGGTCGCCGCCGCACGCCAGGCCGCCACCCTGGGCGCGGCGCTGGGTACGGCGCCCGGTGCCGAACTCGACGCCGCCGTCGCCACCTTCCGCCAGGCGGTGGCGGCGCTCGCCGCGGGCGCCGACGCGAGCCGCGGCGAATTCAGCGCCGCCGCGGTCGAAGCCCTGCTGGCGGAAGTCGAGGCGCGCTACCAGGCGCTCAAGGAAGCGCTGCTGATCCACGGTGCGCACGCCCGCATCGACATCGCCGCCATGCAGGACTGGCTGCGCCTGGCCAGCCTGCAGCGGCGCGCCACCGAGCAGGTGGCCAAGGCCGCGCGCATGCTGGCGGTGCTCGACGGCGACCTGAGCCCACAGCAGGCTGCGGAGGCGAACGCCGTCGATGACGGCAACGGCCACCCCGAAAGCTGA
- the recQ gene encoding DNA helicase RecQ yields the protein MFADTPSPPPADGGRAQQVLAHVFGYSAFRGEQQAIVEHVAAGGDALVLMPTGGGKSLCYQIPALLREGTAIVVSPLIALMQDQVSALVEAGVKAAFLNSSQDADTARAVERAAYMGELDLLYVAPERLMTPRFLDQLDHLRDTHRLALFAIDEAHCVSQWGHDFRPEYLQLSILPERYPAIPRIALTATADRQTREEIARRLNLTHARRFISSFDRPNIRYTIVDKDDPRRQLLAFIREESPGQAGIVYCLSRRKVEETAAWLREQGVDALPYHAGMTQEIRAEHQTRFLREDGLVMVATIAFGMGIDKPDVRFVAHLDLPRSIEGYYQETGRAGRDGLPAQAWMAWGAQDVVQQRRMIDESEASEEFKRLARNRLDVLVGLVEATTCRRQHLLAYFGEDSGPCGNCDNCLNPPQTWDATEAARKALSCVYRTGQRYGAGHLIDVLRGELTDKVVERGHQDITTFGIGSELDEKRWRTVFRQLVARELVAVDHERYNALRLTDAARPLLRGETGFHLRLERERSRSRGTRRSAARIDIPGGIPTTLFDRLRAWRAATAKERNVPAYVVFQDATLREIALARPHSQGELAGISGIGDRKLEAYGDAILEIVATTG from the coding sequence ATGTTTGCCGACACCCCCTCCCCGCCGCCTGCCGACGGCGGCCGCGCCCAGCAGGTCCTCGCCCACGTTTTCGGCTATTCCGCCTTCCGCGGCGAGCAGCAGGCGATCGTCGAGCACGTCGCCGCCGGCGGCGACGCCCTCGTGCTGATGCCCACCGGCGGCGGCAAGTCGCTGTGCTACCAGATTCCGGCGCTGCTGCGCGAAGGCACGGCGATCGTGGTGTCGCCGCTGATCGCGCTGATGCAGGACCAGGTCAGCGCGCTGGTCGAAGCCGGAGTGAAGGCCGCATTCCTCAACTCCAGCCAGGACGCCGACACCGCGCGCGCGGTCGAACGCGCGGCCTACATGGGCGAGCTCGACCTCCTCTACGTCGCGCCCGAGCGCCTGATGACGCCACGCTTCCTCGACCAGCTCGACCACCTGCGCGACACCCACCGCCTGGCGCTGTTCGCGATCGACGAGGCGCACTGCGTGTCGCAGTGGGGGCACGATTTCCGCCCCGAGTACCTGCAGCTGTCGATCCTGCCCGAGCGCTACCCGGCAATTCCGCGCATTGCCCTGACCGCCACCGCCGACCGCCAGACGCGCGAGGAAATCGCCCGGCGCCTGAACCTTACCCACGCGCGCCGCTTCATCTCCAGCTTCGACCGCCCGAACATCCGCTACACCATCGTCGACAAGGACGACCCGCGCCGCCAGCTGCTCGCCTTCATCCGCGAGGAATCCCCGGGGCAGGCCGGCATCGTCTATTGCCTGTCGCGGCGCAAGGTCGAGGAGACCGCGGCCTGGTTGCGCGAGCAGGGGGTCGACGCCCTGCCCTACCACGCCGGCATGACGCAGGAGATCCGCGCCGAGCACCAGACGCGCTTCCTGCGCGAGGACGGCCTGGTGATGGTGGCGACGATCGCCTTCGGCATGGGCATCGACAAGCCCGACGTGCGCTTTGTCGCCCATCTCGACCTGCCGCGCTCGATCGAAGGCTACTACCAGGAAACCGGCCGCGCCGGGCGCGACGGCCTGCCGGCGCAGGCGTGGATGGCGTGGGGCGCGCAGGACGTGGTCCAGCAGCGGCGGATGATCGACGAGTCGGAGGCGAGCGAGGAGTTCAAGCGCCTGGCGCGCAACCGCCTCGACGTGCTGGTCGGCCTGGTCGAGGCCACGACCTGCCGCCGCCAGCACCTGCTCGCCTACTTCGGCGAGGACTCCGGCCCCTGCGGCAACTGCGACAACTGCCTCAACCCGCCGCAGACCTGGGACGCCACCGAGGCCGCGAGGAAGGCCTTGAGCTGCGTCTATCGCACCGGCCAGCGTTACGGCGCCGGACACCTGATCGACGTCCTGCGCGGCGAGCTGACCGACAAGGTGGTCGAGCGCGGCCACCAGGACATCACCACTTTCGGCATCGGCAGCGAGCTCGACGAGAAGCGCTGGCGCACGGTGTTCCGTCAGCTGGTGGCGCGCGAGCTGGTCGCCGTCGACCACGAGCGCTACAACGCGCTGCGCCTGACCGACGCCGCCCGTCCACTGCTGCGCGGCGAGACCGGATTCCACCTGCGCCTGGAGCGCGAACGCAGCCGCAGCCGCGGCACCCGCCGCAGCGCCGCCCGTATCGACATCCCGGGCGGGATTCCGACCACGCTCTTCGACCGCCTGCGCGCCTGGCGCGCGGCCACCGCGAAGGAGCGCAACGTGCCCGCCTACGTCGTGTTCCAGGACGCCACCCTGCGCGAGATCGCGCTCGCCCGGCCGCACTCGCAGGGCGAACTGGCCGGCATCAGCGGCATCGGCGACCGCAAGCTGGAAGCCTACGGCGACGCGATCCTGGAAATCGTCGCCACAACCGGCTGA
- a CDS encoding translocation/assembly module TamB domain-containing protein — MGENAPAAARAGPPPSRWRRGLTWLGGGVALALAAALGAAAWLLGTQSGLEAGLALARAASGGALQVEGARGRVLGRLDIDALAYRSPGLEVELKDFSLAWSPAALLERRLDIAHLTVDRVDLARTATAAETESAPLRPPASLQLPLAIELRRLAVGTFALRELPAPEPAAGKLAGDPAGDPVPAAEPAEPAEPAEPAEPAEPAEPAEPAEPAEPPGLRFSALDAAFDSDGRHHRLRVLSLTLPQGAVRLALALDGAAPFAVDGAGQFDGVIEGRALAVRLGLADTLLEPRAELEARGEGVHARVELEAASFEPVPLRRLSLRVGGFDPAAFVEGAPRATLDLDAELAPPADGEGRAAEGIAGLPLGRLVGPIRVLNRRPAAADAGGIPLESLAAVLDWRRAEIALDALDLRLAGAGRIAGRVAWQAPLAARGEGDGTGAASAPPAADSDTDTDTDTDSDSDSDSGTGRIVAALALTGVDPRALSGAAPSARLNLDLEAAAELPAAGLPQAATLQFRIRDSVLDGRPLSGEGRLRLEGGRLPEVRLAVRLAGNSVEADGALGAAHDNLALRLDAPALGALGFGLGGRAAAEGRVGGTLDAPNGELQFFGEDLVLPGELRLAGINGSARLDAGIDGPFALALGLSGLGPAGAGDDGRPQPDWIEHARLGAEGTRARHRLELSAAAPGGAGRDDPGASVRLVLQGGIGAGPRLRWAGELAALELAGAEPTGPQPAGPAQAFTARLAAPAALELAADGVMLGAAEIDAGGRGRIRLFETAWSPARSVLRGELSGLVLAPEPPRADGRPRRNADPLTLGARWDLQVGRTLAGEARLFRESGDLSVEGEIRTRLGLERLDAVLEARGERLDLALDVRGREFGRVHGEAVVHARRSADGRWSVPPETPVRASARLDMPSIAWLGRLVRENVDTAGRIDGRFEIAGTLAAPRASGSIQGRELGFTLIDQGLILSGGEFDLDFDDDRVRLARLEFVSPNRVRPRDRRIPFERLTATPGRFTASGEIALDSGAGDFRFEADRLPLLQREDRWMLLSGRGSARSSWSSLALEAGFDADAGYLEFAESPPPSLSDDVVVLGRDEPAGRGAFAVTADVRVGLGEALYLSALGLETRLAGELRVRLQPERPLSAVGTISTVGGSYRGYGQRLVIERGTVNFQGPLDAPGLNIVALRKGLAVEAGVAVTGSARRPQVRLVSEPNVPDPEKLSWIVLGRAPDAASGADLGLLLPAASALLGGPGGGMSEELSRSLGFDSFSIGQGELTSTARVASSRVVGSGSTIAAGPSVSGQVLSLGKRLGPDLFLSFEQSLGGAATLVKLSYQLSRRVSVIVRGGTDTALDLSYGFSFR, encoded by the coding sequence ATGGGCGAGAACGCACCGGCCGCCGCGCGGGCAGGCCCGCCGCCGTCCCGCTGGCGGCGGGGGCTGACGTGGCTGGGCGGGGGTGTGGCGCTGGCGCTTGCCGCCGCGCTCGGGGCCGCCGCTTGGCTGCTCGGCACCCAGTCCGGGCTGGAGGCCGGCCTCGCCCTCGCCCGCGCGGCGAGCGGCGGCGCGCTGCAGGTCGAGGGCGCGCGCGGGCGCGTGCTCGGGCGCCTCGACATCGATGCGCTCGCCTACCGCAGCCCCGGGCTCGAGGTCGAGCTGAAGGATTTCTCGCTCGCTTGGTCGCCCGCCGCGCTGCTCGAGCGCCGGCTCGACATCGCCCATCTGACGGTCGACCGGGTGGACCTCGCCCGGACCGCGACCGCCGCTGAAACGGAGTCCGCCCCCCTGCGGCCCCCCGCATCGCTCCAACTGCCGCTCGCGATCGAGTTGCGCCGGCTCGCCGTCGGGACCTTTGCCCTGCGCGAACTGCCGGCGCCCGAGCCGGCCGCCGGGAAGCTGGCCGGCGATCCGGCCGGCGACCCGGTGCCCGCCGCCGAACCCGCCGAACCCGCCGAACCCGCCGAACCCGCCGAACCCGCCGAACCCGCCGAACCCGCCGAACCCGCCGAACCCGCCGAACCCCCGGGCCTGCGCTTCTCCGCGCTGGACGCCGCGTTCGACAGCGACGGCCGCCACCACCGCCTGCGCGTACTGTCGCTGACCCTGCCCCAGGGCGCAGTCCGCCTCGCTCTCGCCCTCGACGGCGCGGCGCCGTTCGCCGTCGACGGCGCGGGACAGTTCGACGGTGTCATCGAGGGGCGTGCGCTCGCCGTCCGCCTCGGCCTCGCCGATACCCTGCTCGAACCCCGGGCCGAGCTCGAGGCCCGCGGCGAAGGCGTGCATGCCCGGGTCGAGCTCGAGGCCGCGAGCTTCGAACCCGTCCCGCTGCGCCGGCTCTCGCTGCGCGTCGGCGGATTCGATCCCGCCGCCTTCGTCGAGGGGGCGCCGCGTGCGACGCTCGACCTCGACGCCGAACTCGCGCCCCCCGCGGACGGGGAAGGGCGGGCCGCGGAAGGGATCGCGGGGCTGCCGCTGGGGCGGCTCGTCGGGCCGATCCGCGTGCTCAACCGCCGGCCCGCCGCGGCCGATGCCGGGGGCATTCCGCTGGAAAGCCTCGCCGCCGTGCTCGACTGGCGCCGCGCGGAGATCGCCCTCGACGCGCTCGACCTCCGCCTGGCGGGCGCGGGGCGGATCGCCGGACGGGTGGCGTGGCAAGCGCCGCTGGCGGCGAGGGGGGAAGGGGACGGCACGGGCGCCGCATCCGCACCGCCGGCCGCCGACTCCGACACCGACACCGACACCGACACCGACTCCGACTCCGACTCCGACTCCGGCACCGGCCGGATCGTGGCCGCACTTGCGCTCACCGGTGTCGATCCGCGCGCGCTGTCGGGCGCGGCCCCGTCCGCGCGCCTCAACCTCGACCTCGAGGCCGCCGCCGAGCTGCCGGCGGCCGGCCTGCCGCAGGCGGCGACGCTGCAGTTCCGCATCCGCGACAGCGTCCTCGACGGCCGTCCGCTCAGCGGCGAAGGCCGCCTGCGCCTCGAAGGCGGCCGCCTGCCGGAAGTGCGCCTCGCCGTCCGGCTGGCGGGCAACAGCGTCGAAGCGGACGGTGCGCTCGGCGCCGCGCACGACAATCTGGCGCTGCGTCTCGATGCCCCGGCGCTGGGCGCGCTCGGCTTCGGCCTCGGCGGGCGCGCCGCGGCCGAGGGGCGGGTAGGCGGCACGCTCGATGCGCCCAATGGCGAGCTGCAGTTCTTCGGCGAAGACCTGGTGCTGCCGGGCGAGCTGCGCCTGGCGGGAATCAACGGCAGTGCGCGGCTCGATGCCGGCATCGACGGCCCCTTCGCGCTCGCGCTCGGCCTGTCCGGGCTCGGCCCCGCCGGCGCCGGGGACGACGGCCGGCCCCAGCCCGACTGGATCGAACACGCCCGCCTCGGCGCCGAGGGCACGCGCGCGCGCCACCGTCTCGAACTCAGCGCGGCCGCGCCCGGCGGCGCCGGGCGTGACGATCCGGGCGCCAGCGTGCGCCTGGTGCTGCAGGGCGGGATCGGCGCAGGCCCGCGCCTGCGCTGGGCTGGTGAGCTTGCTGCGCTCGAACTCGCCGGCGCCGAACCCACCGGCCCGCAACCCGCCGGTCCGGCGCAGGCGTTCACCGCCCGCCTGGCGGCTCCGGCCGCGCTCGAACTGGCCGCCGACGGCGTGATGCTGGGCGCGGCCGAGATCGACGCCGGCGGCCGCGGCCGCATCCGCCTTTTCGAGACGGCATGGTCGCCGGCCCGCAGCGTGCTGCGCGGCGAACTCAGCGGCCTGGTGCTGGCGCCGGAGCCGCCGCGTGCCGACGGCCGTCCGCGGCGCAATGCCGATCCGCTGACCCTGGGTGCGCGCTGGGACCTCCAGGTGGGGCGCACGCTCGCTGGCGAAGCGCGCCTGTTCCGCGAATCGGGCGACCTCAGCGTCGAAGGCGAGATCCGCACCCGGCTCGGCCTGGAGCGGCTCGACGCCGTGCTCGAGGCGCGCGGCGAGCGCCTCGACCTGGCGCTCGATGTGCGCGGCCGCGAGTTCGGCCGCGTCCACGGCGAAGCCGTTGTGCATGCCCGCCGCAGTGCCGACGGCCGCTGGAGCGTGCCGCCCGAGACGCCGGTCCGCGCCTCGGCCCGCCTCGACATGCCTTCCATCGCCTGGCTCGGCCGGCTCGTGCGCGAGAACGTCGACACCGCCGGGCGCATCGACGGCCGCTTCGAAATCGCCGGCACGCTCGCCGCGCCGCGCGCCAGCGGCAGCATCCAGGGCCGCGAGCTCGGCTTCACCCTGATCGACCAGGGGCTGATCCTGTCCGGGGGCGAGTTCGACCTCGACTTCGACGACGACCGCGTGCGCCTGGCGCGGCTCGAGTTCGTCTCGCCCAACCGGGTGCGCCCGCGCGACCGCCGCATTCCCTTCGAGCGCCTCACCGCCACCCCCGGCCGCTTCACCGCCAGCGGCGAGATCGCGCTCGACAGCGGCGCGGGCGACTTCCGCTTCGAGGCCGACCGCCTGCCGCTGTTGCAGCGCGAAGACCGCTGGATGCTGTTGTCGGGCCGCGGTAGCGCGCGCAGTAGCTGGAGTTCGCTGGCGCTGGAGGCCGGCTTCGACGCCGACGCCGGCTATCTCGAATTTGCCGAGTCACCGCCGCCGAGCCTGTCCGATGATGTCGTCGTCCTCGGCCGCGACGAGCCGGCCGGCCGCGGCGCCTTCGCCGTCACCGCCGACGTCCGCGTCGGCCTCGGCGAGGCGCTCTACCTCTCGGCGCTGGGCCTGGAGACCCGGCTTGCCGGCGAGTTGCGCGTCCGCCTCCAGCCCGAGCGCCCGCTGTCGGCGGTGGGGACGATTTCCACCGTCGGCGGCAGCTATCGTGGCTACGGCCAGCGCCTGGTGATCGAGCGCGGCACGGTCAACTTCCAGGGCCCGCTCGATGCGCCCGGGCTCAATATCGTCGCCCTGCGCAAGGGGCTGGCGGTGGAGGCCGGCGTCGCGGTCACCGGCAGCGCCCGGCGGCCGCAGGTGCGGCTGGTGTCCGAGCCCAATGTTCCCGATCCCGAGAAGCTCTCCTGGATCGTGCTCGGGCGTGCGCCCGACGCCGCTTCGGGCGCTGACCTCGGGCTGTTGCTGCCGGCGGCCTCGGCCCTGCTTGGCGGTCCCGGCGGTGGCATGAGCGAAGAGCTGTCGCGCAGCCTGGGCTTCGACTCGTTCTCGATCGGCCAGGGCGAGCTCACCAGCACCGCGCGCGTGGCCAGCAGCCGGGTCGTCGGCAGCGGCTCGACGATCGCCGCCGGCCCTTCGGTCAGCGGCCAGGTGCTGAGCCTGGGCAAGCGCCTCGGACCCGATCTGTTCCTGTCGTTCGAGCAGAGCCTGGGCGGGGCGGCGACTCTGGTTAAACTGAGCTACCAGCTGTCGCGCCGGGTGTCGGTGATCGTGCGCGGCGGCACCGACACCGCGCTCGATTTGAGCTACGGTTTCTCCTTCCGCTGA
- a CDS encoding FKBP-type peptidyl-prolyl cis-trans isomerase, with the protein MTQTTTTASGLVIEELELGSGDTAEKGKMVAVHYTGWLTDGRKFDSSKDRNDPFHFPLGAGHVIRGWDEGVQGMQVGGRRKLTIPPELGYGIRGAGGVIPPNATLVFEVELLKVL; encoded by the coding sequence ATGACCCAGACCACCACCACCGCCAGCGGCCTCGTCATCGAAGAACTCGAACTCGGCAGCGGCGACACCGCGGAAAAAGGCAAGATGGTCGCGGTGCACTACACCGGCTGGCTCACCGACGGGCGCAAGTTCGACTCGAGCAAGGATCGCAACGACCCCTTCCACTTCCCGCTCGGCGCCGGCCACGTCATCCGCGGCTGGGACGAAGGCGTGCAGGGCATGCAGGTCGGCGGCCGGCGCAAGCTGACCATTCCGCCCGAGCTGGGCTACGGCATCCGTGGCGCCGGCGGCGTGATTCCGCCCAACGCCACCCTGGTGTTCGAAGTCGAGCTGCTGAAAGTGCTGTAA
- the msrA gene encoding peptide-methionine (S)-S-oxide reductase MsrA produces MSETRQDPVLETAILGGGCFWCLEAVFKDVEGVVTVVSGYCGGHVELPDYHQVCAGGTGHAEVVRIEFDPARRSYRELLEIFFAIHDPTSVDRQGNDIGPQYRSVIFVTSEEQLHTALALIEEMGEQRLFPKAIATRVEPAPKFWMAEPEHHDYYAGNSDQPYCQYVVAPKIAKFRERFAARRRGAGR; encoded by the coding sequence ATGAGCGAAACCCGGCAAGACCCCGTACTCGAAACCGCGATCCTCGGTGGCGGCTGCTTCTGGTGCCTGGAGGCGGTATTCAAGGACGTCGAAGGCGTCGTCACCGTAGTCTCCGGCTACTGCGGCGGCCACGTCGAGCTGCCCGACTACCACCAGGTCTGCGCCGGCGGCACCGGCCACGCCGAAGTCGTGCGCATCGAATTCGACCCCGCGCGGCGCAGCTACCGCGAACTGCTCGAGATCTTCTTCGCGATCCACGATCCGACCAGCGTCGACCGCCAGGGCAACGATATCGGCCCGCAGTACCGCTCGGTGATTTTCGTCACCAGCGAGGAGCAGCTCCACACCGCGCTCGCGCTGATCGAGGAGATGGGCGAGCAGCGCCTGTTCCCGAAGGCGATCGCAACCCGGGTCGAGCCTGCGCCGAAGTTCTGGATGGCCGAGCCCGAGCATCACGACTACTATGCCGGCAACAGCGACCAGCCCTACTGCCAGTACGTGGTCGCGCCCAAGATCGCGAAGTTCCGCGAGCGCTTCGCCGCCCGCCGGCGCGGCGCCGGCAGGTAG